In Syntrophobacterales bacterium, the genomic stretch GGCGAGAGATAGACACTGAAGAGAGGAAGATCACCCTCTAGTTTCCACGTCATATGTGCCTCTTGAGATAGAAACGGCAAAGAGTCGCACCCTTCACAGAGGCGTATGACACACGCCGTAATAGACGAAACGAGAGAGGTTCTCCCTGATCTCTGATCTGATAAGGGATCAGGGAGGATATTGGGATAGATGGCCAAAAAAAGGGGGTGATGACGAAAGACTTGACAAGCATCAAGATTCATGATTTTTATGAGGAGTTTAGGTGAATACCGTGGTGAATATTCTTCAGATAGATGTGGAAGACTGGTATTGCGATCTTGATCCTGTGGAATGGAGAAAACATGAGCCTAGGGTCGAAACTGCGACGAAAAAAGTATTGTCCATTCTCAGAGAGACAGAGAACCAGGCCACTTTTTTTGTGCTCGGACATGTGGCGGAGAAGTTTCCTGGCCTTATCGCAAAGATAGACAGCGAAGGGCACGAAGTCGCATCTCACGGATACAGTCACCGGAGAGTCTCTGACCAGACCCCGGGGGAATTCGAAGAAGATGTGAAAAAATCGATTGCGATTCTTGAAGGAATCACGGGGAAAAAGGTAAAAGGTTATCGGGCGCCGCAATTCACCGTCATGAAGGAGACGCTGTGGGCTTTGGATATCCTCAAGAAGCAAAAGATGGAATATGATTCCAGTATTTTTCCAGTGAAAACACCCCTTTACGGCATCCCGGACGCCCCGTTATTTCCGTACGTGATCAATTCCCAGGAAAATGGCTATGGCCATGGGCTTACAGAAGTCCCCTTATCTGTTTATAAATTACCGATATTAGGGAAAAATATCCCTGTTGCCGGCGGTTTTTATTTTCGGTTTTTCCCATATTTTTTCCTATCCTATGCGTTAAGGAAGCTTAACAGGAAAGGGAATATAGCTGTCTGTTATATGCATCCATGGGAATTGGACCCCGGGAAACCCAGAGTTGAGGGCCTGAAGTGGTATCACTACTACAGGTTGTCGGCGATGGAAGAAAAGTTCCGTAAACTGACCAGGGATTTCAGATTTATATCAACACGGGAATGGATAAAAAATGAACGAGGATAAGAAAGTAAAAGACTATTTTACCAGGGCTGCAAAAGATTTCGACGACATATATGACAATAAGGGAGGGCTCATTACGAGGATCGCAAATGTGGTCTTCAGGAGAGGTATGCGAGAGCGTTTTGACCTTGCATTGGATCTTTGCGGTACGGGCGACCGAACCGTTTTTGACATAGGGTGCGGAGCAGGGAGGTTTACCATCCCCCTTGCGGAACGGGGGATGAAGGTTACCGGGATTGACTATTCTCCGGAAATGATCCGCATGGCTAATAACTATGTAAAAATGAAGAAGCAAGACGGGAAGCTTCTTCGGATCATCCATATCTGTGGCGATTTTATGAGCGGGTTCAATAAAAAGGAGAAGTTTGACGTAACCCTTGCCATGGGTGTTGTCGATTATATCAGGGACCCTGTCCCGTTCCTCAAGAAGATGAAAAATATCACCGCCGGCAGGATGATTGTTTCTTTCCCCTCAAAGTTTACCCCCCAAATGCCGATCAGAAGAATATGGCTTACGACAAAAGATTGTCCGGTCTTCTTCTATACCCGGTCACGAATCGTCGAGTTGTGCGCTGTCGCCAGGATCAATGAGTATGAAATAATTCCCATCAAGGCAGGTTATCTTGTCAAAGCGGAAGTATAGTCACATTTTTAGGCACGGACTTTACCAATGAATATATATATCGTATCCTCTCCGGGAGGGCATCTAAATGAAACCTTGAGCATGATAGAGGCTTTTAAGGACTGTGACGTCTATCTTATTACGCTCGGTTTTCCTAACATGAAGGGCTTTTCCTTAGATTGCGTGAAAAAGATATGCCGACTCAAGCTTTTCTTTGACTATTCCGTCAAATTCGGATTACCCATTACGCTCCTTGTTGGTATGTTCTCCATGCTTCGTATGTATATCGCCCATCGGCCCCACATGATTTTTTCCGCAGGTTCCGAGATAGCCCTTCCCGCATTTGTACTCGGGAAATATCTTTTCGGGGCGAAAGTAGTCTATTTAGAAAGTTTTACGAGAATCAAGACGCTCTCCCTTACGGCGAAAATCGTCTACCATTTCGCGGACCTTTTCCTTGTACAGTGGGAGGAACTTGCCGCTATGCATGAGAAAGCTCAGTATCAAGGCAGAATTATATGATATTCGTAACCGTGGGTAATTCGATTAAAGGAGTTGAATTTCGCCGCCTCATCCAGAAGATAGATGAGATCGCAGAGGAACTGGACGAAGAAGTAGTGGCCCAGATTGGCTTGATTGAGGATGAGCCCAAGCACATGAAATGGTTCCAGCATCTTAATTTCATCGATATCCTCAAGTATTTCAAGGAAGCGTCCATGATCATAGGGCATGGCGGAGTGGGCACCATCATCAATGCTATTCAGTATAAGAAACCGCTGGTCCTCGTTCCTCGGTCAAGCGCCGAGGGAGAGCACCATGATGATCACCAGATGGAACTTGCCCGGCAGTTGAAGGGCGCGGAGGGTATTTTCGTTGTG encodes the following:
- a CDS encoding class I SAM-dependent methyltransferase gives rise to the protein MNEDKKVKDYFTRAAKDFDDIYDNKGGLITRIANVVFRRGMRERFDLALDLCGTGDRTVFDIGCGAGRFTIPLAERGMKVTGIDYSPEMIRMANNYVKMKKQDGKLLRIIHICGDFMSGFNKKEKFDVTLAMGVVDYIRDPVPFLKKMKNITAGRMIVSFPSKFTPQMPIRRIWLTTKDCPVFFYTRSRIVELCAVARINEYEIIPIKAGYLVKAEV
- a CDS encoding DUF3473 domain-containing protein, whose protein sequence is MNTVVNILQIDVEDWYCDLDPVEWRKHEPRVETATKKVLSILRETENQATFFVLGHVAEKFPGLIAKIDSEGHEVASHGYSHRRVSDQTPGEFEEDVKKSIAILEGITGKKVKGYRAPQFTVMKETLWALDILKKQKMEYDSSIFPVKTPLYGIPDAPLFPYVINSQENGYGHGLTEVPLSVYKLPILGKNIPVAGGFYFRFFPYFFLSYALRKLNRKGNIAVCYMHPWELDPGKPRVEGLKWYHYYRLSAMEEKFRKLTRDFRFISTREWIKNERG